One Acidobacteriota bacterium genomic region harbors:
- the rpsP gene encoding 30S ribosomal protein S16 codes for MLLAIKLTRMGAKKKPFYRIIVAEKRSKRDGRFIESIGYYDPCRNPADIKLDLERVNYWLKCGAQPTETVQSIIKRTAKAGTEASA; via the coding sequence ATTTTGTTAGCGATTAAATTGACAAGGATGGGCGCGAAGAAAAAGCCCTTTTACAGAATCATAGTTGCCGAAAAACGTTCCAAACGGGACGGACGATTTATCGAATCCATCGGTTACTATGACCCTTGCCGCAACCCTGCCGATATTAAACTCGACCTGGAACGAGTGAATTATTGGCTGAAATGCGGCGCACAGCCGACTGAAACAGTGCAAAGCATCATTAAACGCACTGCCAAAGCCGGAACAGAAGCAAGTGCGTAA
- the rimM gene encoding ribosome maturation factor RimM (Essential for efficient processing of 16S rRNA) produces MQKATAHKLADDDVVIARIAKARGIRGEVACDLETDFPERFQDLEDKDVTVVMPNGSRLVLKLEHHWFHKDRVILKFSGTDTMTDAERLVGGRLVISQDDTIDLEADEFYEYELIGLEVITVDGKRIGQVKELLQTNATQLLVVESEEKRDILIPFVEDICTEVDVERGQILINPPEGLLEL; encoded by the coding sequence GTGCAGAAAGCGACCGCTCATAAATTAGCCGATGATGATGTGGTGATTGCGCGCATCGCGAAGGCTCGCGGCATTCGCGGGGAAGTTGCCTGTGATTTGGAGACCGATTTTCCCGAACGCTTTCAAGACCTCGAAGATAAAGATGTAACGGTTGTGATGCCCAACGGGTCGCGGCTGGTGCTGAAACTTGAACACCACTGGTTTCATAAAGACCGGGTGATTCTAAAATTCAGTGGTACAGACACCATGACCGACGCCGAAAGGCTGGTGGGTGGTCGTTTGGTTATTTCTCAAGATGACACCATAGACCTCGAAGCGGACGAGTTCTATGAATACGAACTCATTGGACTTGAAGTCATAACGGTTGACGGCAAGCGCATCGGGCAGGTTAAAGAACTGTTGCAAACCAATGCAACCCAACTGCTGGTTGTCGAAAGCGAAGAGAAACGCGACATCCTGATTCCGTTTGTCGAAGATATTTGCACAGAGGTTGATGTGGAACGGGGACAAATCCTCATCAATCCTCCCGAAGGTTTATTGGAATTGTAG
- a CDS encoding KH domain-containing protein — protein MADGSLRDVIETIAKALVDNSEEVSVKEIDGEATVVLELRVSPQDLGKVIGKQGRTARAMRTILRGAGMKLKKRFVLEILE, from the coding sequence ATGGCAGATGGTTCATTGAGAGATGTTATTGAGACTATAGCGAAGGCTCTAGTTGATAATTCCGAAGAGGTCTCGGTCAAAGAGATTGACGGCGAAGCCACAGTCGTTTTGGAACTGCGGGTGTCGCCACAGGACTTGGGAAAGGTGATTGGCAAGCAGGGACGCACGGCTCGCGCAATGCGAACCATATTGCGGGGAGCCGGAATGAAACTCAAAAAGCGTTTTGTGCTTGAGATTTTGGAATAG
- a CDS encoding S9 family peptidase translates to MKTLISASLLVFSLVFSGFAQTPTIDQSLSMKSASNPRISPDGRFIAYQVQEVNWTDNAWETEIWIANPATGERFQLTNAKKSSSAPQWSPDGRRLAFVSDRNDKRQLYLISPVGGEAVQLTNVETGVNGFSWSPDGRRIAFTMVDPKSKARKEREEKYGEYEIVESDYNFTHLWMIDVADEIKTPPEAKRLTEGTSFTVGSFNWSPDATRIAFSATRDADLGSSHTADIYVLKVTDKAVKKIVETLGPDNNPIWSPDGKQIAFETANAQEFFYYLNSYLAVVSSDGGAPQTLSASFDEIPRMLAWSPDGIYFSAQQRVYASLFRLNPSTKAIEQMSKSQMTVAQVSFTKDFKQAAFIQAAANQYPEIFVSAVKPLEGKRLTAMGEQFKDFKLATREIIRWKSTDGTEIEGVLIKPANFDASKKYPLLVVIHGGPTGVDTPVLNADRTYPIEMFAAKGAVILRPNYRGSAGYGEKFRSLNVRNLGVGDYWDVISGVDFLIAQGLVDRDRVGSMGWSQGGYISAFITTSSDRFKAVSVGAGISNWMTYYVNTDIHPFTRQYLKATPWDDPEIYRKTSPISYVKSAQTPTLIQHGELDRRVPIPNAYELYQALKDKGVPVKLAVFKGFGHGIDKPKQQRQVMEQNYEWFSRYIWGEKPNEEGK, encoded by the coding sequence ATGAAAACATTGATTTCTGCTTCGCTTCTGGTTTTCTCACTGGTCTTTTCGGGCTTTGCGCAAACGCCAACCATTGATCAATCGCTCAGTATGAAAAGCGCATCAAATCCGCGCATTTCGCCCGACGGTCGTTTCATCGCTTATCAGGTTCAAGAGGTCAATTGGACGGACAATGCCTGGGAAACCGAAATCTGGATTGCCAACCCCGCAACCGGCGAACGCTTCCAACTGACCAACGCGAAAAAATCGAGTTCCGCGCCACAATGGTCGCCTGACGGACGCCGCCTCGCTTTCGTTTCAGACCGCAACGATAAACGCCAACTCTATCTGATTTCACCTGTGGGCGGCGAAGCCGTGCAACTGACCAATGTTGAAACCGGTGTGAATGGCTTTAGTTGGTCGCCCGATGGACGGCGCATCGCTTTTACGATGGTTGACCCGAAATCGAAGGCTCGAAAAGAGCGCGAAGAAAAATATGGCGAGTATGAAATCGTCGAAAGCGATTACAACTTTACACACCTCTGGATGATTGATGTCGCCGATGAAATCAAAACCCCGCCGGAAGCCAAACGCCTCACCGAAGGCACAAGTTTTACCGTAGGCAGTTTCAACTGGTCGCCCGATGCCACGCGCATCGCTTTTTCAGCAACCAGAGACGCCGATTTAGGCTCATCCCATACGGCAGATATTTATGTTTTGAAGGTTACTGATAAAGCGGTCAAAAAAATTGTCGAAACCCTGGGACCCGATAACAACCCCATCTGGTCGCCTGATGGAAAACAGATTGCCTTTGAAACCGCCAACGCGCAGGAGTTTTTCTATTACCTGAATTCTTATCTGGCGGTTGTATCGAGTGATGGCGGCGCGCCGCAGACTTTATCCGCGAGTTTTGATGAAATCCCGCGAATGCTTGCCTGGTCACCCGATGGCATCTATTTTTCCGCACAACAACGGGTCTACGCATCGCTGTTTCGTTTGAACCCCTCAACCAAAGCCATCGAGCAAATGAGCAAATCGCAAATGACTGTCGCCCAGGTATCGTTCACCAAAGATTTCAAACAGGCGGCATTCATTCAGGCTGCTGCCAACCAGTACCCGGAAATTTTTGTCTCCGCCGTGAAACCACTCGAAGGCAAACGCCTCACCGCGATGGGCGAACAGTTCAAAGATTTTAAACTCGCCACCCGCGAAATCATTCGCTGGAAATCGACAGATGGCACGGAAATCGAAGGCGTATTAATCAAACCGGCGAATTTCGATGCGTCGAAAAAATATCCCTTACTGGTGGTCATTCACGGTGGACCCACGGGCGTTGATACACCCGTGCTCAATGCCGACCGCACCTATCCGATTGAAATGTTTGCCGCCAAAGGCGCAGTGATTTTGCGCCCCAATTATCGCGGTTCTGCCGGTTACGGTGAAAAATTTCGTTCGCTCAATGTGCGCAACCTTGGTGTGGGCGATTACTGGGATGTCATCTCAGGCGTCGATTTTCTGATTGCCCAAGGCTTGGTTGACCGCGACCGCGTCGGTTCGATGGGCTGGAGTCAAGGCGGCTATATTTCGGCATTCATCACCACATCAAGCGACAGATTCAAAGCCGTATCCGTAGGGGCAGGAATTTCCAACTGGATGACTTACTATGTCAACACCGACATTCATCCGTTCACCCGTCAATACCTGAAAGCGACGCCCTGGGACGACCCGGAAATTTATCGCAAAACCTCACCGATTTCTTATGTCAAAAGCGCGCAAACCCCGACCCTTATTCAACACGGCGAACTCGATAGACGGGTGCCCATACCCAATGCTTATGAGTTGTACCAGGCATTGAAAGACAAAGGCGTGCCGGTGAAACTTGCAGTCTTCAAAGGCTTCGGTCACGGCATCGACAAACCCAAACAACAACGCCAGGTGATGGAACAAAATTATGAATGGTTCAGCCGCTACATCTGGGGCGAAAAACCGAATGAAGAAGGGAAATAA
- the rplM gene encoding 50S ribosomal protein L13, translating into MATYIPSGKNLEQTRKWHLIDANGKTVGRLASEAAKLLMGKHKPSFTPFIDVGDHVVIINADKVVFTGNKLQDKVYRHHTGWPGGLKEVTAQKQMQIHPERVLEAAIKGMLPKNTIGRHMGKKLKVYVGTDHPHQAQQPEPYQV; encoded by the coding sequence ATGGCAACATATATACCGAGTGGCAAGAATCTTGAGCAGACTCGCAAATGGCATTTGATCGACGCCAACGGCAAAACTGTCGGTCGCCTGGCTTCGGAAGCTGCGAAATTGCTTATGGGTAAACACAAACCGAGTTTCACCCCGTTCATTGATGTCGGGGATCATGTGGTCATCATCAATGCCGACAAGGTGGTCTTTACCGGCAATAAACTGCAAGACAAAGTTTATCGTCATCACACGGGTTGGCCCGGTGGACTCAAAGAAGTGACGGCGCAAAAACAGATGCAGATTCATCCGGAGCGCGTATTGGAAGCCGCCATCAAAGGTATGCTTCCGAAAAATACGATTGGTCGTCACATGGGCAAAAAACTGAAAGTTTATGTCGGCACAGACCATCCGCATCAAGCGCAGCAACCGGAACCTTATCAAGTCTAG
- the trmD gene encoding tRNA (guanosine(37)-N1)-methyltransferase TrmD — protein sequence MMKFDIITIFPEIFRGVFEFGIIRRALQAGLLEINIHDLRDFTADRHRMVDDRPFGGGAGMVMKPEPLFRAIEAITHHAPETRVVLLTPQGRLFKQAVAEELASLEQVLLICGRYEGIDERVVDELIDDEISIGDYVLSGGEIPAMVVVDAVTRLLPGALGCEQSAEQDSFSSGMLDYPHYTRPAEYRGLKVPDVLLSGHHLEIEKWRRAKAFEKTRKRRPDLLEQQDSGCGIQGSGSEEQGKN from the coding sequence ATGATGAAGTTCGACATCATAACGATTTTTCCTGAAATTTTTCGCGGGGTCTTTGAATTTGGCATTATTCGTCGGGCGCTTCAAGCAGGTCTCCTGGAAATCAATATCCACGACCTGCGCGATTTTACCGCCGACCGTCACCGAATGGTTGATGACCGCCCATTTGGCGGCGGCGCAGGGATGGTGATGAAACCCGAACCGCTGTTTCGCGCCATTGAAGCTATAACCCACCACGCGCCTGAAACCCGCGTGGTGTTGCTCACGCCGCAAGGGCGACTGTTTAAGCAGGCGGTTGCCGAAGAGTTGGCAAGCCTTGAACAGGTGCTTTTGATTTGCGGGCGCTACGAAGGCATTGATGAACGGGTTGTTGACGAATTAATTGATGATGAAATATCCATCGGCGATTATGTGCTGTCGGGCGGCGAAATTCCGGCGATGGTTGTCGTTGATGCCGTAACTCGTTTGCTTCCCGGTGCGCTCGGATGCGAACAATCTGCCGAACAGGATTCGTTTTCCAGCGGCATGCTGGATTATCCGCATTACACGCGACCGGCTGAATATCGCGGATTGAAGGTGCCGGACGTTTTACTGAGCGGTCATCATCTGGAGATTGAAAAATGGCGACGCGCCAAAGCGTTTGAAAAGACCCGCAAGCGTCGCCCTGATTTGCTTGAACAACAGGATTCAGGATGCGGGATTCAGGGTTCGGGCAGCGAAGAACAAGGTAAAAATTAA
- the ffh gene encoding signal recognition particle protein yields MFEALSDKLRKVIKDLRGQGRLTEAHIEAAMREIRIALLEADVNYKVVKSFIDRVKEKALGQDVLGSLSPEQQVVKIVYDAMVEMLGGTSTQIIFTKRTPNVIMIVGLQGSGKTTTTGKLAKLLAETQNRRPLLLSVDVYRPAAREQLAIIADAIKQPVLRLPEITDPLELVRQAMRECQLVGYDTLLIDTAGRLHIDEELMTELDRIKQETQPNEILFIADSMTGQDAVNSAQQFHERINLTGVILTKMDGDTRGGAALSIKEVTGQPIKFIGVGEKYDALEQFYPDRIAQRILGMGDVLSLIEKVQSEINEQEALEMQKKLMRDQFTLEDFRNQLRQVRRLGSFDKLLDMLPSGLFGGFRMTPEQNAEMEAKLKVTDAIINSMTPQERTHHQILNASRRKRIARGSGTSVQAVNQMINEYEEMRKMMRMMTSGGMGSMLGGLGNLGGLAGGMAGGLGGGLRRKATKRKKKKKKR; encoded by the coding sequence ATGTTTGAAGCGCTTTCGGACAAGTTAAGAAAAGTAATAAAAGACCTGCGCGGGCAGGGGCGACTCACAGAGGCTCACATCGAAGCCGCCATGCGTGAAATTCGCATTGCGCTTTTGGAAGCCGACGTCAATTACAAAGTCGTCAAGAGCTTTATTGACCGGGTGAAAGAAAAAGCCCTCGGTCAAGATGTGCTTGGTTCGCTGTCGCCCGAACAGCAGGTTGTCAAAATTGTTTACGATGCAATGGTCGAAATGCTTGGCGGCACGTCGACGCAAATCATTTTCACCAAACGCACACCAAACGTGATTATGATTGTCGGACTTCAAGGTTCCGGCAAAACCACAACCACAGGAAAACTTGCCAAACTGTTAGCCGAAACCCAGAATCGCCGCCCGCTGCTTCTGTCAGTTGACGTCTATCGTCCGGCAGCCCGCGAACAACTTGCGATCATCGCCGATGCCATCAAACAACCGGTCTTGCGGCTGCCGGAAATCACCGACCCGCTTGAACTCGTCCGCCAGGCGATGCGCGAATGTCAGCTGGTCGGCTACGACACTTTATTAATTGACACGGCGGGTCGTCTTCACATTGATGAAGAGTTGATGACCGAGCTTGATCGCATCAAGCAGGAAACCCAGCCCAATGAAATTCTGTTCATCGCCGATTCGATGACCGGTCAGGACGCAGTTAATTCGGCGCAACAATTTCATGAGCGCATCAACCTGACCGGCGTCATTCTCACCAAGATGGACGGCGATACGCGCGGCGGCGCGGCGCTGTCGATTAAAGAAGTCACCGGGCAGCCGATTAAATTCATCGGCGTCGGCGAAAAATACGACGCCCTTGAACAGTTTTACCCGGACCGCATCGCCCAGCGAATTTTAGGTATGGGCGATGTCCTCTCGCTCATTGAAAAAGTTCAATCCGAAATCAATGAGCAAGAAGCGCTGGAGATGCAGAAGAAATTGATGCGTGACCAGTTTACGCTCGAAGACTTCCGCAATCAGCTTCGTCAGGTTCGTCGTCTAGGTTCTTTCGACAAACTTCTGGACATGCTGCCGTCGGGACTGTTTGGCGGGTTTAGAATGACGCCCGAACAGAATGCCGAAATGGAAGCCAAGCTCAAAGTCACCGACGCCATTATCAATTCGATGACGCCACAAGAGCGTACCCATCATCAGATTCTCAACGCCTCGCGGCGCAAACGTATCGCGCGCGGCAGCGGCACCTCGGTTCAGGCGGTCAATCAAATGATTAATGAGTACGAGGAGATGCGTAAAATGATGCGCATGATGACTTCGGGCGGGATGGGCAGCATGCTTGGCGGTTTAGGAAATTTGGGTGGACTTGCAGGCGGGATGGCTGGCGGACTCGGTGGGGGATTGCGCCGCAAAGCCACCAAGCGCAAGAAGAAGAAAAAGAAGCGTTAG
- a CDS encoding tetratricopeptide repeat protein produces MKSRKEMLEEFLAADPNDSFSRYALALELEKAGQLNDAMNQLQEVIRRDENYVAAYYHLGRMLANTNAEAQAREIYQRGLAVAAKAGDQKTRNEIQEAIAALD; encoded by the coding sequence ATGAAATCCCGCAAAGAGATGTTGGAAGAATTTTTAGCCGCTGATCCGAACGATTCGTTTTCGCGTTATGCGCTGGCGCTTGAACTGGAAAAAGCCGGTCAATTGAATGACGCTATGAATCAACTTCAGGAAGTCATCCGTCGCGATGAAAATTATGTCGCGGCTTATTATCATCTCGGACGAATGCTCGCTAACACGAACGCCGAAGCGCAGGCGCGTGAAATTTATCAACGTGGACTCGCGGTTGCTGCCAAAGCCGGCGACCAGAAAACCCGCAATGAAATTCAGGAAGCCATCGCGGCGCTCGATTAA